One region of Bacillus pumilus genomic DNA includes:
- the drmA gene encoding DISARM system helicase DrmA: MKQYTFLRKGLIHELETYLIGPRMQDEILGKNIRPMQFYLTGKLVPFGSTSDVINERDNAIETHVQVSEEKIDEQLTLKKLFRSSTMGISFKLKKLTTVEIEASWAIYEDKEHKRLPQAENWKIDLSNQRTGTLENLNESKYGKVRYTVNYRNNLYHVNIFLMNSLKRENQYPEQDEVMFQSSLKVHIPTIHVAKFTSKADQYHVQNELFYRDKEEIAIGHGVGVDWKTVGNITTIYSTWMPRFELPNVEHCKIENQSFKMKDLSEYPVDILKEKLSVIPSAYKLWLNHETKIVNELPDYLKSEAEQNILKVKNTIERLEEGISLVTKSNNSLYYLAFQFANRAMLLQRAQSGVAQTYRTTGERIKPTLDGEWRLFQLIFLLMNVAGISDEQHIDREIVDLIWFPTGGGKTEAYLGVAAYVMAYRRLLAPKQVDKYAGITVFMRYTLRLLTTQQFQRAAALICAAEVLRKPNANLFGEEPFSIGLWIGQDSSPNKFADAMDKLEQLRDGKEVKTGNPIQLINCPWCGAELGPDQYEINKNSQKICCSNKACAFKHGIPVYTVDEAIYLKLPTLLIGTVDKIAQLPWKQDMHELFGNKNVYHRELGFKYTNSIPRGYSRINRLKPPELIIQDELHLISGPLGSLTGLYEVATDLLTRNNGRPAKVIASTATISGADEQIRALYGREMQQFPLAVQKANDNFVSKEVPTSEKPGRCYVGICAPGVSNKIQAIQTYSAYATITRSEPKFKVDPYYTMLGYFNTVKELASMVTTFKDEVNSRLNMLDPTNKFEHDLAVEELTSRKKAQEIPQLLTQMEKTLDEAGVLDAVLATNMISVGVDVDRLGTMFVQGQPKTTSEYIQATSRVGRKYPGVVFVLLNSLRSRDLSHFERFKAYHQALYRHVETMSVTPFAKGALYKGLTGTFIGFMRQTIMEINAEQSPKKIVQLQNKVDTATVQFLERVQNANGATIENEVKDLLEWWRELAWKHAEDTLAYKESKYVKAYLLKNFNEEVNVKDARPAMMSLRNVEAVIEIEVLKS; this comes from the coding sequence ATGAAGCAATATACATTTTTGCGAAAAGGATTAATTCATGAATTAGAAACATATTTAATTGGTCCACGAATGCAAGATGAGATTCTTGGAAAGAATATACGCCCAATGCAATTTTATTTAACAGGGAAGTTAGTTCCGTTTGGTTCAACATCAGATGTTATAAATGAACGTGATAATGCAATAGAAACACATGTGCAAGTCAGTGAAGAAAAGATAGATGAACAACTTACATTAAAAAAACTGTTTCGCTCATCTACTATGGGCATTAGTTTTAAACTTAAAAAATTAACAACTGTTGAAATTGAAGCTTCTTGGGCTATTTATGAGGACAAAGAACATAAGCGTTTACCACAAGCGGAAAATTGGAAAATTGATCTTTCAAATCAGAGAACAGGCACATTAGAAAATTTAAATGAATCTAAGTATGGAAAAGTGCGTTATACCGTTAATTATAGAAATAACTTATATCACGTAAATATTTTTTTAATGAATAGTTTAAAGAGAGAAAATCAATATCCTGAACAAGATGAAGTGATGTTTCAAAGCTCTTTAAAAGTACATATACCTACAATTCATGTTGCTAAATTTACATCTAAAGCTGATCAGTATCATGTCCAAAATGAACTTTTTTATCGTGACAAAGAAGAAATAGCAATCGGTCATGGCGTGGGGGTTGATTGGAAAACAGTCGGAAATATTACAACGATTTATTCAACATGGATGCCACGTTTTGAATTGCCGAATGTAGAACATTGTAAGATCGAAAATCAGTCATTTAAGATGAAGGATTTAAGTGAATATCCTGTAGACATATTAAAAGAAAAATTAAGTGTTATACCATCAGCATATAAATTATGGTTGAATCATGAAACGAAAATAGTTAATGAGCTACCTGATTATTTAAAGAGTGAAGCAGAACAAAATATTTTAAAAGTAAAAAATACAATCGAACGTCTAGAAGAAGGAATTTCATTAGTTACAAAAAGTAATAATTCCTTATATTATTTGGCGTTTCAATTTGCAAACCGTGCGATGCTTTTGCAACGAGCGCAATCAGGTGTAGCTCAAACGTATCGTACTACCGGAGAGAGAATAAAACCTACATTAGATGGAGAATGGCGTTTATTCCAATTAATATTTTTACTTATGAATGTTGCCGGTATATCTGATGAACAGCATATAGATCGAGAAATTGTTGATTTAATTTGGTTCCCAACTGGGGGCGGTAAAACAGAGGCTTATTTAGGTGTGGCAGCTTATGTCATGGCATATCGCCGATTATTAGCCCCAAAACAAGTAGACAAGTATGCTGGAATTACAGTTTTTATGCGTTACACATTGCGTTTGTTAACAACGCAACAATTCCAACGAGCTGCAGCTTTAATTTGTGCTGCAGAAGTTCTGCGTAAACCAAATGCAAATTTATTTGGAGAAGAGCCATTTAGTATAGGGCTTTGGATTGGACAGGATTCATCTCCTAATAAATTTGCAGATGCAATGGATAAGCTTGAACAATTACGAGACGGTAAAGAAGTTAAGACGGGCAATCCTATTCAACTAATAAATTGTCCGTGGTGTGGGGCGGAACTAGGGCCGGATCAGTATGAAATTAACAAAAATTCACAGAAAATTTGTTGTTCTAATAAAGCATGTGCATTTAAACACGGAATTCCTGTTTATACAGTTGATGAGGCAATATATCTGAAGTTACCAACATTGCTAATTGGTACGGTAGATAAAATTGCTCAGTTACCTTGGAAACAAGATATGCATGAACTCTTTGGTAATAAAAACGTGTATCATCGTGAGTTAGGATTTAAATATACTAATTCTATCCCAAGGGGATACAGTCGTATTAATCGTTTGAAACCACCTGAATTAATTATTCAAGATGAGCTTCATTTGATTTCAGGACCATTAGGCTCTTTAACAGGTTTATATGAGGTAGCAACTGATCTATTAACAAGAAATAACGGAAGGCCAGCTAAAGTAATTGCTTCAACAGCAACAATTAGTGGTGCGGATGAGCAAATTCGAGCTTTATACGGTCGGGAAATGCAGCAGTTCCCATTAGCTGTTCAAAAAGCAAATGATAATTTTGTTTCAAAAGAGGTGCCAACTTCTGAAAAGCCAGGGCGATGCTATGTAGGAATTTGTGCACCGGGAGTTAGTAATAAAATTCAAGCGATTCAAACATATAGTGCATATGCAACGATAACAAGAAGTGAGCCAAAGTTTAAAGTAGATCCATATTATACAATGCTAGGCTATTTTAATACGGTTAAAGAATTGGCAAGCATGGTTACTACTTTTAAAGATGAAGTAAACTCAAGATTAAATATGCTAGATCCAACAAATAAATTTGAACATGATCTAGCCGTTGAAGAATTAACGAGCCGCAAAAAAGCACAAGAAATTCCACAGCTACTAACACAAATGGAGAAAACTTTAGATGAAGCAGGTGTTCTTGATGCCGTCCTTGCAACGAATATGATTTCAGTAGGTGTCGATGTGGATCGACTTGGGACAATGTTTGTACAAGGGCAACCGAAAACGACTTCCGAATATATTCAAGCGACGAGCCGTGTTGGACGTAAATATCCAGGCGTTGTATTTGTTCTTCTTAATTCACTACGGTCTAGAGATTTATCGCATTTTGAGCGTTTTAAAGCATACCATCAAGCACTCTACCGTCATGTAGAAACGATGAGTGTAACACCTTTTGCAAAAGGTGCTTTATATAAAGGGTTAACAGGTACGTTTATTGGATTTATGCGTCAAACGATTATGGAAATCAACGCTGAGCAAAGTCCGAAAAAAATAGTACAACTACAAAATAAAGTAGATACAGCGACCGTTCAATTTTTAGAAAGAGTTCAAAATGCTAATGGTGCAACCATTGAAAACGAAGTAAAGGATTTATTAGAATGGTGGCGAGAATTAGCTTGGAAGCACGCTGAAGACACATTAGCTTACAAAGAATCAAAATATGTTAAAGCTTACTTATTAAAAAACTTTAATGAAGAAGTGAATGTAAAAGATGCTCGTCCAGCAATGATGTCATTAAGAAATGTAGAAGCAGTCATTGAAATTGAGGTGTTAAAATCATGA
- the smpB gene encoding SsrA-binding protein SmpB — MPKGEGKVVSQNKKANHDYFIEETYEAGLVLQGTEIKSIRAGKVNLKDSFAKIERGEVFLHNMHVSPYEQGNRYNHDPLRTRKLLLHRKQISKLIGATKEEGYSLVPLKLYLKNGFAKVLIGIGKGKKKYDKREDLKKKDAKREIDRAFRDRQKQF, encoded by the coding sequence ATGCCAAAGGGAGAGGGAAAGGTTGTTTCCCAAAACAAAAAAGCAAATCATGACTATTTTATTGAAGAAACGTATGAAGCCGGCCTTGTGTTACAAGGAACTGAGATCAAATCGATTCGTGCAGGAAAAGTGAATTTAAAAGATTCCTTTGCCAAAATCGAACGAGGAGAAGTGTTCCTTCACAACATGCACGTGAGCCCATACGAGCAGGGGAACCGTTATAACCATGATCCGCTGAGAACGAGAAAGCTGCTGCTTCATCGCAAGCAAATCAGTAAATTGATTGGTGCGACAAAGGAAGAGGGCTACTCACTCGTGCCTCTGAAACTCTATTTAAAAAATGGCTTTGCCAAAGTGTTGATCGGAATTGGTAAAGGGAAAAAGAAATACGATAAACGTGAAGATCTGAAGAAAAAAGATGCAAAACGCGAAATCGACCGTGCCTTCCGTGATCGACAAAAGCAATTCTAG
- a CDS encoding helicase-related protein, with amino-acid sequence MKIDLVDNKGNNTLVHVMKGEIKNGSEIAVASAKLSMNIFKELKKTLAKGESFRFLFTEQTFYQQEIDDNHQFKLVERKGQQLDLEGNQFEIPLRNQMQSKQIARELSEWINQHAQFKTILGDSSYPKQIMIKNKMDEDIFIQSEIEFTADGLGITSSKRQASYTVMKETLGVTKNLLAEFDLIWKDETKSKEVTAEVLEQLDAFQKENAPEWLYFVTLYNIFTENLEGLSEDNILKEGLNFKDTFIWNKLYPFQRDGVIGMIDKMENYNGCILADSVGLGKTFSALAVIKYYELRNDRVLVLCPKKLRDNWAVYTQNDKRNVLNEDRFNYDVLNHTDLNRESGMSGEIRLDTINWSNYDLVVIDESHNFRNNNAHKGRITRYQKLMQEIIKKGVKTKVLLLSATPVNNKMNDIKNQIAFITEDNDKALKKEGIDSIEQTLRTAQASFNRWTALPSPKRTTEEFLIMVEQDYFQLLDLLTIARSRKHIEKYYNVNDIGSFPTRLKPLSIKADVDTEHRFVNMNEVNERLESLNFSIYQPMKYVLPHKRKYYEELYDTRVKGGQSTFKQTDREFAVAALMKVNLFKRLESSIHSFRLTLKKLVRRIEDTLQTLQLQNQPTYSEQYDDTELDDEQLEAITVGSDKVQIQLNDIDALKWAGDLRADLATLQDLLQQATQISTIRDAKLEQLVNLIKGKIKNPINPGNKKVIIFSAFADTAKYLYDNLSERLLNKQLHSALVVGSGANKCTLKGVRVKDINDILMNFSPKSKERYKVDSKRTDEIDILFATDCISEGQNLQDCDYLINYDIHWNPVRVIQRFGRIDRIGSTNTEIQLVNFWPNMELDEYINLEERVKGRMKILNTSASGEEDILDTTSKEMNDLEYRRNQLKALQNDVLNLEDVSGAISITDLTYTDFKSDLSAALKLYKKELAVAPKGLYSVISNADLPEAKPGVIFCFKQHKEVALESNSLAQHILLYVTNDGEAFIHYTHAKKILDAYRKLTLGKQQPELNSVEWFNKKTNDAADMEHYQDLLKQSIDIIKDKQEEVGFESLFSFGSNTLQGQLDVGGDEIELISFLVVKDEA; translated from the coding sequence TTGAAAATAGATTTAGTCGATAATAAAGGGAATAACACACTCGTTCATGTAATGAAAGGTGAAATAAAAAACGGATCGGAAATTGCAGTGGCCTCTGCAAAATTGAGTATGAATATTTTTAAAGAATTAAAAAAAACGTTAGCGAAAGGGGAATCTTTTCGCTTTCTCTTTACAGAGCAAACCTTTTATCAACAAGAAATTGATGATAATCATCAATTTAAATTAGTAGAAAGAAAAGGCCAGCAGCTCGATTTAGAAGGAAACCAGTTTGAAATTCCATTAAGAAATCAAATGCAGTCTAAACAAATTGCACGAGAGTTATCCGAATGGATCAATCAACACGCCCAGTTTAAGACAATTTTAGGTGACAGCTCGTACCCTAAGCAAATCATGATTAAAAACAAAATGGATGAGGACATTTTTATTCAATCGGAAATTGAGTTTACAGCAGATGGGTTAGGCATTACTTCTTCAAAACGTCAAGCAAGCTATACAGTTATGAAAGAGACACTTGGTGTTACAAAAAACTTGCTTGCAGAATTTGACCTAATTTGGAAAGATGAAACAAAATCGAAAGAAGTTACTGCAGAAGTTTTAGAGCAACTAGATGCTTTTCAAAAAGAAAATGCGCCGGAGTGGCTCTATTTTGTAACGTTATATAATATTTTCACGGAGAATTTAGAAGGTCTTTCAGAGGATAATATTCTTAAAGAAGGATTGAACTTTAAAGATACGTTCATTTGGAATAAGCTGTACCCGTTCCAACGCGATGGTGTAATAGGCATGATCGATAAAATGGAGAACTATAATGGCTGTATTTTAGCGGATAGTGTGGGGCTAGGGAAAACATTTTCGGCACTCGCTGTCATCAAATACTATGAGCTACGAAATGACCGTGTATTAGTTTTATGTCCGAAAAAGCTAAGAGATAACTGGGCGGTTTATACGCAAAATGATAAACGAAATGTGTTAAACGAAGATCGCTTTAACTATGATGTGTTAAATCATACCGATTTAAATCGCGAAAGTGGTATGTCGGGTGAAATTCGTCTCGATACAATCAATTGGTCAAATTATGATTTAGTAGTAATCGATGAATCGCACAATTTCCGAAATAATAATGCGCATAAGGGTCGAATAACACGCTATCAAAAGCTTATGCAGGAAATCATTAAAAAAGGTGTAAAAACGAAGGTGCTACTATTATCAGCTACACCTGTAAATAATAAAATGAATGATATCAAAAATCAAATTGCCTTTATAACGGAAGATAACGATAAGGCACTTAAAAAAGAAGGTATAGATAGTATTGAGCAAACATTACGCACGGCACAAGCGTCGTTCAATCGTTGGACAGCTTTGCCGTCGCCAAAGCGAACGACAGAAGAGTTTTTAATTATGGTTGAGCAAGACTACTTCCAATTGCTTGATTTACTAACCATTGCTCGAAGTCGTAAGCACATTGAGAAATATTATAATGTCAACGATATTGGTAGTTTCCCAACTCGGTTGAAGCCGCTTTCTATTAAAGCCGATGTTGATACAGAACACCGATTTGTTAATATGAACGAAGTCAATGAGCGCTTAGAGTCATTGAACTTTAGTATTTATCAGCCAATGAAATACGTTTTACCTCATAAACGAAAGTATTATGAAGAATTGTATGATACTAGAGTAAAGGGTGGCCAATCGACGTTTAAACAAACAGACCGTGAGTTTGCAGTAGCAGCTTTAATGAAGGTGAACTTGTTCAAGCGTTTAGAAAGTTCTATTCATTCATTTAGACTGACGCTTAAAAAATTAGTTAGACGAATTGAAGATACACTCCAAACATTACAGCTTCAAAATCAGCCAACATATTCGGAACAATATGATGATACGGAGTTAGATGATGAACAGCTCGAAGCGATTACAGTAGGTAGTGACAAAGTACAAATTCAATTAAATGATATTGATGCGTTGAAATGGGCAGGAGATTTACGTGCCGATTTAGCCACATTACAGGATTTATTACAACAAGCAACACAAATTTCAACTATACGTGATGCCAAGCTTGAACAATTAGTCAATTTAATAAAAGGAAAAATTAAAAATCCAATTAATCCAGGCAATAAAAAGGTTATTATTTTCTCAGCGTTCGCTGACACGGCTAAGTACTTGTACGATAATCTTTCAGAGCGTTTACTTAATAAACAACTTCATTCTGCGTTAGTTGTCGGAAGTGGAGCGAATAAATGTACCTTAAAAGGCGTTCGTGTCAAAGACATTAATGATATTTTAATGAACTTTTCACCAAAATCTAAGGAACGCTACAAGGTGGATAGTAAACGTACAGATGAAATTGATATACTTTTTGCGACCGACTGTATTTCTGAAGGGCAAAACTTACAGGACTGTGATTACTTAATAAACTACGATATTCATTGGAATCCAGTACGTGTCATCCAACGATTTGGACGTATTGATCGTATCGGTTCAACTAATACAGAAATTCAACTCGTCAATTTTTGGCCGAATATGGAATTAGATGAATATATCAATTTAGAAGAACGTGTGAAAGGACGAATGAAAATATTGAATACTTCTGCCTCTGGGGAAGAAGATATTTTAGATACGACATCGAAAGAAATGAATGATTTAGAATATCGTCGCAATCAATTAAAAGCGCTACAAAATGATGTGTTAAACTTAGAGGATGTTTCAGGTGCGATATCGATTACTGACTTAACATACACCGATTTCAAAAGCGATTTAAGTGCCGCATTAAAATTGTATAAAAAAGAGCTTGCAGTTGCGCCAAAAGGTTTGTATTCGGTTATAAGTAATGCAGATTTGCCTGAAGCAAAACCAGGTGTGATTTTTTGTTTCAAACAGCATAAAGAAGTAGCTCTTGAAAGCAATAGCTTAGCTCAACATATTTTATTGTATGTAACAAATGATGGTGAAGCGTTTATTCATTACACACATGCAAAAAAAATACTAGATGCTTACCGTAAATTAACACTTGGCAAACAACAGCCAGAATTAAATTCAGTTGAGTGGTTTAATAAGAAAACAAACGATGCAGCGGATATGGAGCATTATCAAGACTTATTGAAGCAATCAATTGATATTATTAAAGATAAACAAGAAGAGGTGGGCTTTGAAAGCCTGTTTAGCTTCGGTTCAAATACATTACAAGGACAGTTGGACGTAGGTGGCGATGAAATTGAACTCATTTCATTTCTAGTTGTAAAGGATGAAGCATGA
- the drmB gene encoding DUF1998 domain-containing protein, with translation MNQQNETIRPSQLIYQSGPGAIVELLSQSVIVKSADQWQSRRAPQEKDIRITSYLGVDHVRILNENPDKQKIKAVEFPKWKICPKCHNMTNYGDANCYYCALKNEKDIQELYASRFVLACENGHLSDFPYEEWVHRNKPCTEHSKNPRLMLKTRGSSGSLSDLHVICLHCKHSESLGSIMKPEERENHSLFDCHGERPWISNTAKQKCNCKMKTTLRGASNVYSPSVMSFLQVPLTASSSEFEVLYLVEKDKENFSKAYLSMGEAGLEMACNFKNIPSSFIPAIKQYLDGSITLSESSTYESIKKQEWNTLIQDEINEERFSSKKVDIAPTLVPYFDGVFRVDSVPEVQVLKEFTRLDYIDRFTDEESKTQPVVITSEPKWLPAVRNYGEGIFFQFNLEKLLQWEQTEQITSAIVRAYNTQREEFKKSPLDILPRQILLHTFSHALLQELAAHCGYTTTSLKERIYANDDMYGAFIYTASGDSEGSLGGLTNLAQSEKLLPIIIRALEKMNYCSSDPICSDGEFEYHTSANGAACHACTFVSETSCEWGNLLLDRRTLININPNEKDGYFDQLLEM, from the coding sequence ATGAATCAACAAAATGAAACAATCAGACCTTCGCAACTAATATACCAATCAGGACCAGGAGCAATTGTTGAACTTTTATCTCAAAGTGTTATCGTGAAATCAGCAGACCAGTGGCAATCAAGAAGGGCGCCTCAAGAAAAAGACATACGAATCACATCCTATTTAGGGGTTGACCATGTACGCATTTTAAATGAAAATCCCGATAAACAAAAAATAAAAGCAGTCGAATTTCCTAAATGGAAAATCTGTCCGAAATGCCATAATATGACGAATTATGGTGATGCTAATTGTTATTATTGTGCGCTGAAAAATGAAAAAGACATTCAGGAGCTTTATGCAAGCCGTTTTGTATTAGCATGTGAGAACGGTCACTTATCAGATTTTCCGTATGAAGAATGGGTACATCGAAATAAACCTTGTACAGAACATTCTAAAAATCCACGACTAATGCTAAAAACCCGTGGCTCAAGTGGGTCTTTATCTGATTTACACGTGATTTGCTTGCACTGTAAGCATAGTGAAAGTTTAGGGAGTATTATGAAGCCTGAAGAAAGAGAGAATCATAGTTTATTTGATTGTCATGGGGAACGACCATGGATTAGTAATACTGCCAAACAGAAATGTAATTGTAAAATGAAAACGACGTTGCGTGGCGCATCTAATGTTTATTCACCTTCTGTTATGAGTTTTTTACAAGTGCCTTTAACAGCATCTAGCTCAGAATTTGAGGTTCTATATTTAGTAGAAAAAGATAAAGAAAATTTTAGTAAAGCATATCTAAGTATGGGTGAAGCAGGTCTTGAAATGGCATGTAATTTTAAAAATATCCCTTCTTCTTTTATACCTGCTATTAAGCAGTATTTAGATGGTTCAATAACGCTTTCAGAAAGTTCTACCTATGAATCAATTAAAAAGCAAGAGTGGAACACGCTAATTCAGGATGAAATAAACGAAGAACGTTTTTCATCTAAGAAGGTTGATATTGCGCCAACGTTAGTGCCGTATTTTGATGGGGTTTTCCGTGTGGATTCTGTACCTGAAGTACAAGTTTTAAAAGAATTTACTCGATTAGACTACATTGACCGATTTACAGATGAAGAATCGAAAACACAGCCGGTTGTTATAACAAGCGAACCGAAATGGTTACCAGCTGTGCGAAATTACGGTGAAGGTATTTTCTTTCAATTTAATTTAGAAAAATTGCTCCAATGGGAACAAACTGAGCAAATTACGAGTGCTATTGTAAGAGCATATAATACCCAGCGTGAAGAATTTAAAAAGTCACCATTAGATATTCTGCCACGCCAGATTTTGTTGCATACATTTAGCCATGCTTTGTTGCAGGAACTAGCTGCACATTGCGGCTATACAACGACGTCTTTAAAAGAGCGTATTTATGCAAACGATGACATGTATGGTGCATTTATATACACTGCCTCTGGAGATTCAGAAGGAAGTTTAGGTGGATTAACAAACTTGGCTCAAAGCGAAAAGTTATTACCCATAATTATTCGTGCATTAGAAAAGATGAACTATTGTTCATCTGATCCAATCTGTTCGGATGGGGAATTTGAATATCATACGTCAGCAAATGGCGCGGCCTGTCATGCATGTACATTTGTTTCCGAAACTTCGTGTGAATGGGGAAATTTATTGCTTGATCGTCGAACATTAATCAACATTAATCCGAATGAGAAAGACGGTTACTTTGATCAATTATTAGAAATGTAA
- a CDS encoding DUF4391 domain-containing protein — MNEAQLLKAIGFPKATQIMKTLPYNQIENKLTHAQKKIISEHVVSRGIRILATIQTNNTNIEVYENEIERYDSIVFLAINVKDIKKSVQIYKVFMGIMPNPLVVLFFDEMQTKWIFSTHEKKKDGYLSSKVLYEIQEVVTLQKVEEQLRFDAFNKTNLKTIYESWLEQLLKIELQVRYNIYTPISLQNNLLEKLIVMDTQIDGYVKLAKKETQLNKRVELQQAANKIKLEKQALIEKEIGNGKENEWGNT; from the coding sequence ATGAATGAAGCACAGTTATTAAAGGCGATTGGATTTCCGAAAGCAACGCAAATTATGAAAACATTGCCGTATAATCAAATTGAAAACAAATTAACACATGCTCAGAAAAAAATCATTTCTGAGCATGTAGTTTCGAGAGGTATTCGTATCTTAGCTACAATTCAAACTAATAATACGAATATTGAAGTGTATGAGAACGAAATAGAGCGCTATGATTCAATTGTATTTTTAGCTATAAACGTAAAAGATATAAAAAAGTCCGTTCAAATTTATAAAGTGTTTATGGGTATTATGCCGAATCCGCTCGTTGTCTTATTTTTCGATGAGATGCAAACAAAATGGATATTTTCAACACATGAAAAGAAAAAGGATGGATATTTATCAAGCAAGGTGCTATATGAGATTCAAGAAGTTGTTACATTGCAAAAAGTAGAAGAGCAGTTGCGCTTTGATGCCTTTAATAAAACGAACTTAAAAACAATTTATGAATCATGGCTTGAGCAATTGTTGAAAATAGAATTACAAGTGCGGTACAACATTTATACGCCTATTTCATTACAAAATAACTTACTAGAGAAACTCATTGTGATGGATACACAAATTGATGGTTATGTGAAGCTAGCCAAAAAAGAGACACAGTTGAATAAGCGGGTTGAATTACAACAAGCAGCGAATAAAATAAAGCTTGAGAAACAGGCATTAATAGAAAAGGAGATAGGCAATGGTAAAGAAAATGAATGGGGAAACACCTAA